One part of the Oceanihabitans sp. IOP_32 genome encodes these proteins:
- a CDS encoding lysophospholipid acyltransferase family protein, protein MQFLVYIIVYPFLWLISILPFWLLYLVSDGVYVLLYHVIGYRKQVVNENLKLAFPNKSEKDIAVIRKKFYKHLCDMFLEMAKTLTISRAALQKRFVIKNPEELKRLESLNKSILLMYGHYASWEWSVEIQNHISYKGFGVYKKLANKYFDKLVRDIRSKFNTTLISTKETVNIINQNEEQGIKSIVAFLSDQSPRLTKEAYWSEFMGINVPCFTGAERLAKKLDLTLAYLKVTKVKRGYYEAEFITLSENPKAYENYKLTDMFLREVEKQIYEAPEYYFWTHKRWKHRNESPH, encoded by the coding sequence ATGCAATTTCTAGTTTATATTATTGTTTATCCGTTTTTATGGCTAATTTCTATATTGCCTTTTTGGCTGCTTTATTTAGTTTCAGATGGTGTTTACGTCCTGTTATACCATGTAATTGGATACAGAAAACAAGTAGTTAACGAGAATTTAAAGCTTGCTTTCCCAAACAAATCTGAAAAAGACATTGCAGTAATCCGCAAAAAATTCTACAAACATTTATGTGATATGTTTTTAGAAATGGCAAAAACGTTGACGATTTCCAGAGCTGCTTTACAAAAACGATTTGTTATAAAAAACCCCGAAGAACTTAAACGTTTAGAGTCTTTAAACAAAAGTATTTTACTAATGTATGGCCATTATGCAAGTTGGGAATGGTCTGTTGAAATTCAAAACCACATTAGCTACAAAGGCTTTGGTGTGTATAAAAAACTAGCCAACAAATATTTTGATAAGTTGGTAAGAGATATTCGTTCTAAATTTAACACCACTTTAATTAGCACCAAAGAAACCGTTAACATAATTAACCAAAATGAAGAGCAAGGAATAAAAAGCATTGTGGCCTTTTTAAGCGACCAGTCTCCAAGATTAACCAAAGAAGCGTATTGGAGTGAATTTATGGGTATAAACGTGCCCTGTTTTACTGGAGCCGAACGCTTAGCAAAAAAACTTGATTTGACTTTAGCCTACCTCAAAGTTACTAAAGTAAAACGCGGCTATTATGAAGCTGAATTTATTACACTCTCTGAAAACCCAAAAGCATACGAAAACTACAAACTAACCGATATGTTTTTACGTGAGGTAGAAAAACAAATCTATGAAGCCCCAGAGTATTATTTTTGGACGCACAAACGTTGGAAACACAGGAATGAATCACCTCACTAG